The Platichthys flesus chromosome 5, fPlaFle2.1, whole genome shotgun sequence genome contains the following window.
TGGAGGACAAAACCAGGGCTCGTACTCTGGATACAGCAACGTGAATTACTAGTCATGACGTCATGCTACGGCCTTTCTCACCTGACTCGGCCATCTTCTGACTCTGATTGTTCCCCCTCGAATATGATCTGGGGATCCCACTTctcaaaaggaaaaggaaaattgCTCGTGTTGTCATCCAAACTGtatttttgctgtttttgttttgtaccTGTTTATTCCCGCGTCTGGTAAAAGTCATTTTAGGTGACAGATGCTCAAGTTTATGATTTGTTCAAGTCCCTGTTTTCTTTTAAGTGCTACACCTGTCAGCGAGTTTTAAAAGAACATACCTGGTTTATCATTCTGTCTTGTGTCTTgggttgttgtgttattttaataaagCGCACTGTTTTTGTTACAGCACATTTGAAGCTGCTTGTAGTTTAAACtgaagatttgtttatttgtgtcacaAAATGCTCAAATAACcaatgaaataaatgattatGACTTGGAGCGAAACTTCTGACCAACAGTTTGCtatttcacaaacaaaaacaaagttagGATAGTGTGTGTACATACCAGCTCAAGTCAGAGTTGAGCTGTCACCACTAGGATTTGAAATGTGAGTGAACTTGAGCTTCCCCAGATATTCCTCACATCTGTGTTACCGGGAATGTGTTGGAACTGCAAGCGGCGTCTGCAGCGTATGCAGATGCTTCACTTTATCACCCAGTGTAGTGTGCGTGTAGTATAACTGTAGTGTGGTCATATCACATGTGCAGCTATGTTAGCAAAGACGGGATGGAGCCTTGTTGGCCGCTGTGAGGGAATGAGGTCATTTTAGCTGCAACGGTTCCACAGGAGGAATTACTATGGCACAAGGACACAGATGGAACATAATGGAGATAATGTAAATGCCAGGTGGAGAATAAATCATCATTAAATGAGAAATACATAACATTTTATATGTATGGGCATCATTTGAAGACGTCATACTGTCTTTGCAAAAGTAAGCACACCTACATCATCACCCTTAAACCCACAGACCTGAATGAACACTAGTTCCCTTCTCAAAGGGACACTCCACATTGTTAGTGTTAAACTTCCATAAAGGTTGtagaacatatttaaaatataatggTCCAAATGGAAACAACAGACTGAGATACAGAATTTGAGGCTCTGGTATAAGTCAAGTTCCAGAGCTTGATATTAAATGTCCCATTATTCTACTCAATTAcatcttttattcatctttttaaaGTCAAACTGTCTTTTGATCATCAGAGGCAGACCGATATAAGGGATAGAGTTGGACAGATAGACATATAGTGGTGTCATCAGGGTTACTTTCTCAGAATTGAGAAAGTGCCTCTAGAGTCAAAGAGGAGATTATGCTGATGTATTAACATGCAAATGATGAGAAGGCCTCTTGAGCATCGCATTTATGAAGTTCCTTTTTAATCAGGCTAATGTGAGAAGTATATACACAGTaacaatctttattttcttatattagCACCTCTTCATTCGGccaaataacatttttatatatatattttcgaTTGTGTGAATGGAAATTATTTAAAGCACCAAGAAAGTAAATGATTTggcttttaattttaatattttcttttatgatatttttcttgtcttttttgttgtgtgttgttttcaccctatttattttgtaaagcacTGTATAATCTTAAAGTGCTATAGAAACAGTGTAATGGGTGGTAGTTCAGTATGAAGTCGACAGTCGTGTGCATTTGCGTGTTAAATTGAGAAGACCGCAGTAGATCATGTTTTCGTTTGCAGATGAAATGGCACCGgaaattatgaattatgaattatgcaaaaaaaatgacaagacTGCTTTCTATGAAACTGCAGTTTGCACTGGCCATGACCCATCAGTCGGCTGATGTATACCtgttatattttccttttccgAAATGatccaaaaatacatttttacaaatgaaGGAGGAAACCAAGTGATTAACACAGAGGTGGAAAAAGTGGAGTCTGGACAGCAGCTATAATAACCTTGGCGGATCACATGTGGCCCAAGTGACCCGCTGGTCCCAAGACTGAGTCAGGGTGTGAGCAATGCTCACGTCCCTGTGGCGTGTCCCCAGGGCTCGTCCTCCTGCGACCTGATAAAAGGGAGGGCAGGAGGAGTGCTGCGAGGACAGAGGGGGTCCCATCAGGTCATCTGAGCAGTTATCCGCTGTGAGTGTTTTATCTTTGACATTACTATCTCTTCTTCACACCACCCGTTCTGGCTGTTTTCCTTGTCTGTCAGTTTTGTTTTGGAGAGGAGTCAGAGAGGAGTGATGCATCACATTCTGTTTCACTTCTGCgttagggtttgggttagggttaggctggTGAAGGTCATCTGATCTGTGGCCTTTACAACTTGTGATTCTTATTTGAAAAAAGGGTGGAATGATAAGCTTGAAAAAACATGACCTTGTGATTCCTGAAGCTCttagcctctctctctctctctctctctctctctctctctctctctcccacacacagacacacacacacacactttgattaaCGTCTATTAGCTGCAGCTGGGACATGTCAGCTCTgggctgcagccaatcacaagtcaCCATAAGGCATAAAACTCCAGTGTGCGCGTAGTGGTGTCATGAGGAGGAAGGTGACAGGAAAGCGTAGGCTTGTGTGGTAAGCTGCCGTTGTTGTTTCTCACGCTTGTTTTATGTTCCTCTTCTCAGTTCTCTGCTTATGTACTAGTCACTTTAAGTTGACAGTCTGTTGATTGAAGATCAGATTGTTATCTTTAAAGATGGCGATTCCTCTGGTGTTCATCCTAATTGCTACCATCTCTGTGGCCTACTGCTATCCTACTGCCTTCCAAGACCTGGAGGGAAATGGCAGTAAGTGTTTTTCACTGGCttaaattgtttaaatatttctcaGTATGCTTCTTGGACTCTACAGATTCTATATCTTGTTTCccttttcaaaaagaaaaccGAACTTCAATCAAGTTCCTGGCTTTAGGAGACTGGGGTGGCGTGCCCTATCCCCCGTACATCACCGCCGTGCAGAAGGCTACTGCTCGGGAGATGAGCAAAATAGCAGAGCACATGGGAGCTGACTTCGTTCTGGCCCTTGGCGACAACTTCTACTATAGAGGTGTGGACAGCGTGGATTCTCCTCGGTTTAAGGTCAGTTAAGTGAACCTGCGAGAGTGGAAATTGGCGTTTCCACTCGTTGAGTAAAGTGGCATGGTGGACGTGATTTGACTGGGCTTTATCTTTTGCGtcttctcgtcaggacacgtttGAGACAGTGTACACAGCCAAGTCTCTCAGAGTGCCCTGGTATGTGCTCGCTGGGAATCACGACCACGCAGGGAACGTCAAAGCCCAGATTGACTACAGCCAGAAATCAGACAGATGGTGAGACGCAAATAGAAAAAGTCGAATTAAGTCCAGACACCAAGAAACTGACTGACACTTTCTTTGCTCCTCCGTCATTGTCTCAGGAAGTTTCCCTCATATTACTACGAGTTGAACTTCCGCATCCCCAACACCGGGAAGACTCTGACCATCATCATGCTGGACACAGTTATGCTGTGTGGCAACTCTGACGACTTCCTTGACGAGAAGCCCAGAGGCCCCCTGCGAGCTGTGGACGCCAACCGTCAGGTGACCTGGCTGCAGGAGAGACTAGCCCAGTCCaaggcggacttcctgttggtTGCTGGCCACTACCCTGTGTGGTCGGTGTCGGAACACGGGCCCACAGAGTGTCTGCTGCAGAGGGTTCATCCTCTGCTCATTAAATACAAGGCCACTGCCTACCTCTGTGGCCATGACCACAATCTGCAGGTTAGTACAATTCACAAAAATTGTATGAGTTTTCAAAAAGGTGCTTCAGTCCTAATCCGGTCTCTGTGCTCTACAGTACATTGAAGAGTCTGGTGTTGGCTACGTGGTGAGTGGTGCTGGAAACTTCCTGGATCCTGACATCCGGCACTGGAAGCACGTTCCCAAAGGTTCTGTGAAGTTCTTCACTGGCAAGGCTTCAACATTGGGAGGCTTTGTCCATGCAGAAGTCACCAAGAACAAGATGGTTCTGACCTTTTACCAGGCAAAGGGCACCTCACTCTATCGAACCGTCCTCTCTCAAAGGGCGTTTGACTAGAAGGGCGACTGGGAAACAGTCGACTCTCTCAGAATCATTCTGCAGTGTAGTTTGAGATCAGACTAATAGCTGTAATCCTGTATATTAAATGCTggcattaatatttcaaaagtattgattatattttaaaagaatCAACTGGTTTTAACatttatgtaaatgtttgtatgaaaaaataataaattgtaaTTTGTAAAAAATTGTGTACTGACATTTGTAACTATTGCCTATAATGGTAAATTATGTACTATGGCACAACAAGGTGCCTTgaaaactaaaagtgaaaattTGAGGAAAACCACGTGGGACGTGATGGGGATGATGACGTCATCCTGGTCCCAAACGTGAAAAGCATTTGGATGGGAGTGGTTGAGGCCACCTGGCATGTTCAGCTGACTAACTCCATCCAGCTCAGCCTCCTTTTTCAGGTCATCATCAACCGGGCCCAACAAACAGTCTGTGGACggacacaggaggagagatgaggattCGATTGTACACTTACccaaactagaatgacactcagtcaAGCACATACCTCCGACGAGGCCCAACTGTctccttgaattcaatcaaactcttaattaatacattttatttgtattttccctGGTaaatctcgcaatgttaaagacagtaaaaagaaaatcatggaTTCAGATTCACACCAAAATTTGATGGCTACTTCCCCAAACCCATACCACACAACGAGattagaacaaagtaaaaatataaagaaacttTAAGCTATAAGAACACTAGTCTACAGTTGCTATTTAAACTTAAGGACCGattctgtttgtttcagtgttgGAGCTAAAAGCAGCATCCCCTTTGTTTCAAACGAGcaactgctgcttcattcaGGCGGGTGAATAATGAATTAGTCGTGTAGGCAGGAGGAAATGAGTGTGTGGATAACTTGTAGGTTTTTGGGGACTGTAGCAATATTTCTGAAATGTAAAGTGCAGAATTGAACAAGGCCCTTGAAATGGTGAAAGAAGCTGAGGTATTGATACTTTGTGGAGCTTGGATTTGAGGATCAGATGACTTCAAGCTTTTAATATAAAAGTGCTTTGTTCTGCTGATGTGAATCTGTTCAGTCAGAATCCGTTCTTTAAAGTAAATCGTATGAGACTGTGACTGAAATCAGGTCCTACAGTTCTGAGCAGTGTTGCCCGGTTACATGTCCGAAGCAATTGCAGCCTTTCTGCTGGCTGGATTGTGAATTTGCACCTTCTTCTTTGAACTGGAGTCTTGTAAAAGTGCTCCATATGCACAAATGTTGCACTCCAGTCATATTTGAACAGACACAAATGTTCTTGGACATCTCTGGAGAGACATGAGAAGAACAGTCTACTTATATTGTAAATATGCCTAGACAAACAGTGGCTCATTTGTTCTGTGGTTTGGTCAAATCAGGTCAGTGTTTATTAATATCAAGTGAACTCGCAGCTCGGAAAACATCTGACACATTAAAAATTTTCCCTAAGGCTTgtattttccctctctcctttcctgcTTATTTTGTCGTTATACAATTTGCCAGAGTAAATCAGAATGAGTTGTGTGACGCATGTATATGGAGCACCTATGGTTTACATTATGCATTAATGCATAGCAGTCTGAGCCCAGCAGTCGCCCTTTAGTCAAATTCCTGTTTACATTGTGTCAGCGCTGCCTGTTCACCTATTCTGTGGCTTTGCCTTAATTTTCTTAGGTATCATTTTATATATACCTGTACATCATTGGCAGCATTCAAACATATGTCACTCATTAAAATCCGGTCACACAGCCTGTAAGTAATCTGGACATCCAGTTGTTTTTATGCTCATGTCAggagcatatatatatatatatgcaaaaaatgaaataatgaaatactgaCATGGCTACTGCCGCAAAAGGACGGGAGAGGTCAAGACTTCTGCAGTCTTCCTTTCCCCGTCAGAGAACCACCTGGCCTGCCAATGCGGGATTAGGCTGGATGACAGCAGATTGGCAGTGACCATGGCCTGGATAAACGCAGCCAACCAATGACTATTAACCGGGGAGCGAAGCACAGAGAGCACAGCAGACAGATTTCTATTTTTTACACCCTCCTCTCTTGCTGACATGATGGATGTTGAGTTTCACTGCTCTACTGTGTCAGATGAAAGAAGATCTTTACAGAGAATGGCACCTTTCAATTctgcacagagaaaataaaagtatgcaaacagacacacagcatgCTGGACTATAGGTTCACCCCCCTACAACCAGGCAAAGCACACAATAACTTCTTATTGTAGCATCTGAGGAAATGGCaaagacattttattgtttattggcGACTTCAGGGTTAATGACTGTTGGTGCGTGGGGTCTTGGTTCAGGTATGGGATAATCTGCTGGTGTCATGCTTCGTCAGAGCTGACAGGTCTGAGTCACTGCTGAAAGGAAGCTATCACCTGAGGATAAAGGACTAGTGAGGATAAAGGACTAGTGAGGATCACTTAACCTGGACTAACCTGTAGACCAAAGAAGCCTCGCCTCACACACTCTGATACTACTATGCCCATATACATGTATGAGTTCATCTTCAGGTCCTGAGGGGTGCACCAATAGGTTGGCAGCAAGTAAGCAATTTGAATTGATTTTATCAGCAGTTATAATCCCAAATTATGACAGTTGTAATCATTAACTTAACTTTTTATTACACTCTTTAACACTCAAGGAGTGGATGCGGCATTGCAAATCTATATAGCAGATTCAAACCAATATGACAGGAGTCTTATTGTGGTGAAACTGCAGATAATTTGAACCCTAatctgcagctccttcagctccattGAGCTGGGTGGTGAGTTTCATTGCATTATTTAGCTCAATTTCAGCAACAGCAGACTCACAGCTGTAGCTGGttgagcatttagcagctaaagaggTGGGTATGTCTGGGatgttggtggagaccaaaaacagagctaaaagatGTACAATCATCATGTTTCCGGACACACAACTCCAGATTCATGACAGTGTTGAGCCATAATTGTGAATAAGCAACTGTTTGTTTATAAATTCACCATACGGATTATATGTCAATGTTATGTTGCTGCTAACTGGTATGCTATCTAATGTGTTATTACCTTTTTAAACcctgcatttgtttgttggtttgtttgtaaactgGATAACACAAAATAACTCTGACTCTGATCTCCATGAAAATGTGCTACATTTCCAAATAGAAACCTGGATagtgattttttaaatgtggtttcatggggggactgttggaccttggcagaGAAGTGCGTTCTATAGTTCCTTctgtaaaagggtttttataTAGTTACTCCTAAATTTGGGtcttttcatgtattttaacATCTGTAACATATTCAAGAATCACCATTAACAATTTTTGTGACCAGGTTTTTTTTCAGCCCCAGCATAACCCATGCTCACTGGTTTATATTCAGTTGCATGTTTTAGGTTTTACCAGCTGCTGCCGAATGAAGTGCAGCGCAGTAATCCTGCACTCACATGTTCCACTTCAAAACCCCCAGACAACAATTCTAATCCCAAAACATCTCTTCCCATGGAGGACACAGATTTAAGGCTGATCTCACTGCAGGCAGTTAGGCCTgtgtaaacagtgttttcatttgtgtcattATGCCATCACAGTATGCTCATTGTCACTATGATGATGAGCAtcaggaaattaaaaacaatcacCCCGTATATTACaacatatagatagatagataataaaAGTGAGGAAATCTTATAAGTGGGTCATTGCAGTGTGGTCTG
Protein-coding sequences here:
- the acp5a gene encoding tartrate-resistant acid phosphatase type 5a codes for the protein MAIPLVFILIATISVAYCYPTAFQDLEGNGKNRTSIKFLALGDWGGVPYPPYITAVQKATAREMSKIAEHMGADFVLALGDNFYYRGVDSVDSPRFKDTFETVYTAKSLRVPWYVLAGNHDHAGNVKAQIDYSQKSDRWKFPSYYYELNFRIPNTGKTLTIIMLDTVMLCGNSDDFLDEKPRGPLRAVDANRQVTWLQERLAQSKADFLLVAGHYPVWSVSEHGPTECLLQRVHPLLIKYKATAYLCGHDHNLQYIEESGVGYVVSGAGNFLDPDIRHWKHVPKGSVKFFTGKASTLGGFVHAEVTKNKMVLTFYQAKGTSLYRTVLSQRAFD